A section of the Carya illinoinensis cultivar Pawnee chromosome 12, C.illinoinensisPawnee_v1, whole genome shotgun sequence genome encodes:
- the LOC122288885 gene encoding uncharacterized protein LOC122288885, giving the protein MVNQKISFNYCGLFLTRRESYFTLTLSQLLGPIIGLRARLNFIMGTNKERIEQLEAGLDGVQEGLHRMELGMADRLRHVEETLNRLSDVLLANQENLIPGHHHREGNEGGRLVVSSKTAKLEFPRFSGDDPTEWFNRVNQFFEFQNTPEAQRVSLASYHLEGEANQWWQWIRRTFQEDGRVLSWMNFEDELWARFGPSDCEDFDEALSRVRQVGSLREYQKEFERLGNRVRGWTQRALVGTFMGGLKTEISDGIRMFKPQTLREAISLARMKDDQLARQRRFVRPAPPTRASLALPPTTRATPPTPAVPVRRLSWEEMQRRRAQNLCFNCNDRFTAGHKCQGPRILMLESCVDNGNLLCDEVTEEQPVEENFEGPPEPEITLHALTGWTAPKTMRITAKICAHDVVILIDSGSTHNFISERMANLLRLPIVPTETFTVRVANGENLKCQGRFEEVQINLHGTIFSLTLYSLPLSGIDVVLGIQWLETLGSVVCDWKKLTMEFTWKNQTKKLVGIDGQNIQAASIEEITKGIRPSHALFAVCLQVAQTELPQNIHPSLRELLQEFSDLFIEPSSLPPTREVDHGIALKEGTEPVNVRPYRYAHYQKNEIEKQVQDMLQSGLVRPSTSPFSSPVLLVKKKDGNWRFCTDYRALNAATIKDRFPIPTVDDMLDELYGASYFTKLDLRAGYHQSGLGSTFSACEADF; this is encoded by the exons ATGGTCAATCAGAAAATTTCATTCAATTATTGCGGTTTATTTCTCACCCGAAGAGAGAGTTATTTTACGTTAACATTATCTCAATTGTTGGGACCTATCATTGGCCTCAGAGCCAGGTTGAATTTTATTATGGGAACCAATAAGGAGCGTATCGAGCAGCTGGAAGCAGGACTTGATGGAGTGCAAGAGGGGTTACACAGGATGGAGCTCGGCATGGCTGACCGGCTTCGTCATGTGGAAGAAACTCTCAACCGTCTCTCCGATGTCTTGCTTGCAAACCAGGAGAATCTCATCCCTGGACACCATCACCGGGAAGGCAACGAGGGAGGACGACTGGTTGTATCATCTAAAACAGCAAAACTTGAATTTCCTCGATTTTCAGGAGATGATCCGACGGAATGGTTCAACCGTGTGAACCAATTTTTCGAATTCCAGAATACTCCCGAAGCCCAAAGAGTTTCTTTGGCCTCCTACCATTTGGAAGGGGAGGCCAACCAATGGTGGCAGTGGATACGTAGGACGTTCCAGGAAGATGGGCGCGTGCTGTCATGGATGAATTTTGAGGATGAACTCTGGGCTCGCTTCGGGCCTTCGGATTGCGAGGATTTCGACGAAGCACTTTCACGGGTTAGACAGGTTGGTTCCTTGCGTGAATATCAGAAGGAATTTGAACGCTTGGGCAATCGAGTTAGAGGCTGGACGCAAAGAGCTCTTGTAGGAACTTTTATGGGTGGCTTAAAGACGGAGATCTCGGATGGTATACGGATGTTTAAGCCCCAGACATTAAGAGAAGCAATCAGTTTAGCACGAATGAAGGATGATCAATTGGCTAGACAAAGGAGGTTTGTAAGACCTGCACCACCAACGCGAGCTTCCTTAGCTCTTCCCCCTACTACTCGAGCAACACCACCAACCCCTGCCGTTCCCGTGAGACGTCTTAGTTGGGAAGAAATGCAGCGGAGAAGGGCCCAAAATTTATGCTTTAATTGTAATGACCGTTTTACTGCAGGACACAAGTGTCAGGGTCCACGAATACTCATGTTGGAGAGCTGCGTGGATAACGGCAACCTGTTATGCGATGAAGTCACCGAAGAACAACCAGTTGAAGAGAATTTCGAAGGGCCTCCTGAACCAGAAATTACGCTGCATGCACTTACGGGATGGACAGCTCCCAAAACCATGCGAATCACAGCCAAAATCTGCGCCCACGACGTGGTCATATTAATCGACAGCGGGTCGACTCACAATTTCATTAGTGAGCGTATGGCCAATCTGCTGCGTCTACCCATAGTCCCTACGGAAACGTTCACGGTTCGAGTTGCTAATGGAGAAAATCTCAAATGTCAAGGGAGGTTTGAGGAGGTACAAATCAATTTACACGGCACCATTTTTTCATTAACTTTGTATTCCTTACCTCTCTCAGGGATAGACGTGGTATTGGGAATTCAATGGCTTGAAACTCTTGGTTCTGTGGTGTGTGATTGGAAGAAATTAACCATGGAATTCACGTGGAAAAACCAGACCAAAAAATTGGTGGGCATAGACGGACAAAATATCCAAGCGGCATCAATCGAAGAGATAACTAAGGGAATTCGTCCCAGCCATGCTCTGTTTGCCGTGTGCCTACAGGTTGCCCAAACGGAACTtccacaaaatattcatccaaGCTTGCGTGAGTTATTGCAGGAATTTTCAGATTTGTTCATTGAGCCTTCAAGCTTACCACCAACACGAGAGGTTGACCACGGGATTGCCCTCAAGGAAGGAACCGAACCGGTTAACGTTCGGCCTTACAGATATGCGCACTATCAAAAGAACGAGATCGAGAAGCAGGTTCAAGATATGCTGCAATCCGGACTTGTGCGACCCAGCACTAGTCCCTTCTCGTCGCCTGTATTGCTagtaaaaaagaaagatggaaactGGAGATTTTGTACAGATTATCGCGCGCTCAATGCCGCAACCATTAAAGATCGATTTCCGATTCCCACAGTGGACGACATGTTGGATGAACTCTACGGGGCTTCTTATTTTACCAAGCTTGATCTTCGGGCAGGATACCATCAG TCCGGACTGGGATCAACATTTAGTGCATGTGAGGCAGACTTTTGA
- the LOC122290210 gene encoding probable beta-1,3-galactosyltransferase 2 codes for MRKESTMSWKTRGVEPASKTLVSRKWTLLLCIGCFCAGMFFSDRMWTVPEVNSISRTTRIEAEKQNLVSENCESRIKDGKHESKNILGEVSRTHNAIQALDKTISNLEMELAAARVTQESILINSQISEDVKISESRGKRKYLMVIGINTAFSSRKRRDSVRETWMPQGDKRKKLEEEKGIVIRFVIGHSATSGGILDKAIEAEDKRHGDLLRLDHVEGYLELSAKTKTYFATAVALWDADFYVKVDDDVHVNIATLGATLARHRSYPRVYIGCMKSGPVLAQKGVRYHEPEYWKFGEEGNKYFRHATGQLYAISKDLATYISINQHVLHKYANEDVSMGSWFIGLDVEHIDDRRLCCGTPPDCEWKAQAGNICVASFDWSCSGICKSVERIKEVHRRCGEGENALWNADL; via the exons ATGAGGAAAGAGAGCACAATGTCTTGGAAGACTAGAGGAGTAGAGCCAGCTTCAAAGACTTTGGTATCGAGAAAATGGACTCTGCTGCTTTGCATTGGATGTTTCTGTGCTGGGATGTTTTTCTCTGATAG AATGTGGACAGTTCCCGAAGTCAATAGTATATCAAGGACAACAAGGATTGAAGCTGAAAAGCAAAATTTAGTTTCAGAGAATTGTGAGTCAAGAATA AAGGATGGAAAGCATGAATCTAAGAACATCCTAGGGGAAGTTTCAAGGACTCACAATGCTATCCA AGCATTGGATAAAACAATCTCTAATTTGGAGATGGAATTAGCTGCTGCAAGGGTTACGCAGGAGTCAATTCTCATCAATTCTCAGATATCAGAGGATGTTAAAATTTCTGAAtcaagagggaaaagaaaatacttGATGGTTATAGGCATCAATACTGCTTTTAGTAGCCGCAAACGAAGAGACTCAGTACGCGAGACTTGGATGCCCCAAG GTGATAAAAGAAAGAAGCTTGAGGAAGAGAAGGGAATTGTAATCCGGTTTGTCATAGGTCACAG TGCCACATCAGGTGGTATCCTTGATAAAGCTATTGAAGCTGAGGACAAAAGGCATGGGGATTTGTTGAGGCTG GACCATGTTGAAGGTTACCTTGAATTGTCAGCCAAGACGAAGACATACTTTGCCACTGctgttgctttgtgggatgcaGATTTTTATGTCAAAGTTGATGATGATGTACATGTAAATATAG CAACACTTGGAGCAACTTTGGCTAGACATCGGTCATATCCCAGGGTGTATATTGGATGCATGAAATCTGGTCCAGTCCTTGCTCAAAA GGGTGTGAGATACCATGAACCTGAGTATTGGAAATTTGGCGAGGAGGGAAACAAGTACTTCCGTCATGCTACAGGGCAGCTATATGCTATTTCAAAAGATTTGGCAACTTATATATCAATCAACCA GCATGTGCTACACAAGTACGCTAACGAAGATGTTTCCATGGGTTCATGGTTCATTGGATTGGATGTAGAGCATATAGATGACCGGAGATTATGTTGTGGTACACCACCTg ATTGCGAGTGGAAGGCTCAGGCAGGCAACATATGTGTTGCTTCATTTGATTGGAGCTGCAGTGGAATTTGCAAGTCTGTTGAGAGGATCAAGGAGGTTCACCGGCGGTGTGGAGAAGGCGAGAATGCTTTGTGGAATGCAGACTTGTAA
- the LOC122290426 gene encoding autophagy-related protein 8C-like, translated as MNRVLAGTTRKPVPIKQQHRNRETELQAMAKCSFKLEHPLERRQAEAARIREKYPDRIPVIVEKAERSDIPDIDKKKYLVPADLTVGQFVYVVRKRIKLSAEKAIFIFVKNILPPTAAMMSAIYEENRDEDGFLYMTYSGENTFGTF; from the exons ATGAATCGCGTGCTTGCTGGTACAACGAGGAAAC CCGTGCCGATAAAGCAACAGCACCGAAACAGAGAGACAGAGCTCCAAGCCATGGCGAAATGTTCCTTCAAGCTCGAACATCCCCTcg AAAGGAGGCAGGCAGAAGCTGCTCGAATCAGGGAGAAGTATCCTGATAGAATACCG GTTATTGTGGAGAAGGCTGAACGTAGTGACATACCTGACATTGACAAGAAGAA GTATCTAGTTCCTGCTGATCTGACTGTTGGGCAGTTTGTATATGTGGTCCGGAAGAGGATAAAACTCAGCGCTGAGAAGGCTATATTTATCTTTGTTAAGAACATCTTGCCGCCAACGG CTGCCATGATGTCTGCTATTTACGAGGAAAACAGAGACGAGGATGGTTTCCTTTACATGACCTATAGTGGCGAGAACACTTTTGGAACATTCTGA